A single window of Eucalyptus grandis isolate ANBG69807.140 chromosome 1, ASM1654582v1, whole genome shotgun sequence DNA harbors:
- the LOC104448062 gene encoding UDP-glycosyltransferase 88B1, whose product MKEAIVLYPAPAIGHIISTVELGKLLLTHRPSLSIHILITNQANDAGPTTAYIASVSAADPSIAFHFFPATTLPPDFSTTSPNHEILAFELLRLNNPNVHRTLTSISTDHVVHGLVVDFFCAAAVTVARELNIPCYSFFTSGACFLNFFLYLPTLHDNFAISVKDFDAPIDVPGTPPIQPSDVLKPLQDRYDDAFKGFLDSSLKMQTSAGIIVNTFEKLEPRVIGAIRDGECVPGRPTPPLYCIGPLISSRGGDDGRSPESLTWLDSQPRGSVVFLCFGSMGEFSVEQLKEIATGLERSGQRFLWVVRSPTKDKNQKAATSEVPDLDLGSLLPEGFLERTKDRGLVVKKWAPQVAVLSHPSVGGFVTHCGWNSVLEAVCAGVPMLAWPLYAEQGHTRVVLVQETKIALPVDKSEDGWVSSEEVEKRVRELMESEEGKMVRERVLVMKEEAKAALSPGGSSWSALAGLVDSWKRE is encoded by the coding sequence ATGAAGGAAGCGATCGTGCTGTATCCAGCGCCGGCCATCGGCCACATAATCTCCACGGTGGAGCTCGGCAAGCTCCTCCTCACCCACCGCCCTTCCCTCTCCATCCACATCCTCATCACCAACCAAGCTAATGACGCCGGCCCCACCACCGCCTACAtcgcctccgtctccgccgcCGACCCTTCCATCGCCTTCCACTTCTTCCCTGCCACCACCCTCCCCCCGGACTTCTCCACCACCTCCCCCAACCACGAGATCCTCGCCTTCGAGCTCCTCCGCCTCAACAACCCCAACGTCCACCGCACCCTCACCTCTATCTCCACAGACCACGTCGTTCACGGCCTCGTCGTCGACTTCTTCTGCGCCGCCGCTGTCACCGTCGCGCGTGAGCTCAACATCCCCTGCTACTCTTTCTTCACTTCGGGCGCCTGTTTCCTTAACTTCTTCCTTTACCTCCCAACTCTTCACGACAACTTCGCCATAAGCGTTAAAGACTTTGACGCCCCCATAGATGTCCCCGGCACACCGCCGATACAGCCCTCCGATGTTTTGAAGCCGTTGCAGGATCGCTATGACGATGCCTTCAAGGGCTTCTTGGATTCGTCCCTGAAGATGCAGACCTCAGCTGGAATCATAGTCAACACCTTCGAGAAGCTCGAGCCAAGAGTCATAGGAGCCATCAGGGACGGCGAGTGTGTGCCCGGCAGGCCCACTCCGCCGCTTTACTGCATCGGGCCGCTGATCTCTAGCAGGGGAGGCGACGACGGCAGATCACCAGAGTCTCTGACGTGGCTGGACTCGCAGCCGAGAGGGAGCGTCGTGTTCCTGTGTTTCGGGAGCATGGGCGAGTTCTCGGTGGAACAGCTGAAGGAAATAGCGACGGGGCTGGAGAGGAGTGGTCAGCGGTTCTTGTGGGTGGTCCGGAGCCCGACAAAGGACAAGAACCAAAAGGCCGCCACGTCAGAGGTGCCCGACTTGGACTTGGGGTCGCTGCTTCCGGAGGGCTTTCTGGAACGTACCAAAGACAGGGGGCTCGTGGTCAAGAAATGGGCCCCGCAGGTGGCGGTGCTGAGCCACCCGTCGGTGGGGGGGTTCGTGACtcactgcgggtggaactcggTGCTCGAGGCGGTGTGCGCTGGCGTGCCGATGCTGGCGTGGCCGCTTTACGCGGAGCAGGGGCACACCAGGGTGGTGCTGGTGCAGGAGACGAAAATCGCGCTGCCGGTGGACAAGTCAGAGGACGGGTGGGTGAGTTCGGAGGAGGTGGAGAAGCGAGTCAGAGAGTTGATGGAGAGTGAGGAGGGCAAGATGGTGAGAGAGCGAGTGCTGGTCATGAAGGAAGAAGCAAAGGCCGCGCTAAGCCCCGGCGGGTCGTCTTGGTCGGCGCTGGCCGGACTCGTCGATTCGTGGAAGCGCGAGTGA
- the LOC104448052 gene encoding UDP-glycosyltransferase 88A1 isoform X1 — protein MPAFPQKCNASHAFSRILSLSLSLSLSLSLSRHRFSRTHQMEEAVVLYPSPAIGHLISMVELGKLLLSHRPSLSIHVLITSQAYNAGSTTSYIASVSTARPSIAFHHLPHLPPTGLLHHLPHHETLALELLRLNNPNVHAALTSISKNHIVHGLIIDFFCASALSVARELSIPCYYFFTSGASVLTAFLYFPTLHKLYTKSFKDLNAVLHVPGTPPLPSSDVAKPIQDRNDRAYELFLESSKNMATSAGIIINTFEKLEPRAVRAIRDGECVPDGPTPPLYCIGPLITSGEGKKEGSGTGKSDCLTWLDSQPKGSIVFLCFGSLGVFSVEQLKEIATGLERSGQRFLWVVRNPPHDADQKTATSAMPDPELSSLLPEGFLERTGERGLVVKTWAPQVEVLSHSSVGGFVTHCGWNSVLEAVCAGVPMVAWPLYAEQRQNKGLMVEEIKIALPVNESESGLVNSEEVEKRVRELMESEEGEIIRERVKSLKEEAKAALSPGGSSSVELSNVVESWKRE, from the coding sequence ATGCCTGCTTTCCCACAAAAGTGCAACGCATCACACGCATTTTCAAgaatcctctccctctccctctctctctctctctctctctctctctctcgacaccGCTTTTCTCGTACACATCAGATGGAGGAGGCAGTGGTGCTGTATCCATCGCCAGCCATCGGCCACCTCATCTCCATGGTGGAGCTGGGCAAGCTCCTCCTCTCCCACCGCCCTTCCCTCTCCATCCACGTCCTCATCACCAGCCAGGCCTACAACGCCGGCTCCACCACCTCCTACATCGCCTCCGTCTCCACCGCCCGCCCCTCCATCGCCTTCCACCACCTCCCCCACCTCCCTCCCACCGGACTTCTCCACCACCTCCCCCACCACGAGACCCTCGCCCTCGAGCTCCTCCGCCTCAACAACCCCAACGTCCACGCCGCCCTCACCTCCATCTCCAAGAACCACATCGTTCACGGCCTCATCATCGACTTCTTCTGCGCTTCAGCTCTGAGCGTCGCACGTGAGCTCAGCATCCCTTGTTACTACTTCTTCACTTCCGGCGCGAGCGTCTTGACCGCGTTCTTATATTTCCCAACTCTTCACAAGCTGTACACCAAGAGCTTCAAGGACCTCAACGCCGTTCTTCATGTCCCGGGGACCCCGCCCTTGCCGTCCTCCGACGTCGCGAAGCCGATTCAAGACCGCAACGACAGGGCTTATGAGCTCTTCCTCGAGAGCTCCAAGAACATGGCCACGTCTGCCGGGATCATAATCAACACGTTCGAGAAGCTCGAGCCCAGGGCGGTGCGAGCGATCAGGGACGGAGAGTGCGTGCCCGACGGGCCCACGCCTCCGCTGTACTGCATCGGGCCGCTGATCACAAGcggagagggaaagaaagagggCAGCGGCACCGGCAAGTCGGATTGTCTGACGTGGCTGGACTCGCAGCCAAAAGGAAGCATCGTGTTCTTGTGTTTCGGAAGCTTGGGTGTTTTCTCGGTTgaacaattgaaggaaatagCGACAGGGTTGGAGAGGAGTGGCCAGCGGTTCTTGTGGGTGGTCCGCAACCCCCCACATGATGCAGACCAGAAAACCGCCACGTCAGCGATGCCCGACCCGGAACTGAGCTCGCTTCTGCCAGAGGGCTTCTTGGAGCGGACAGGGGAGAGGGGCCTGGTGGTGAAAACGTGGGCGCCGCAGGTGGAGGTGCTGAGCCACAGCTCGGTGGGCGGGTTCGTGACtcactgcgggtggaactcggTGCTCGAGGCAGTGTGCGCTGGCGTGCCGATGGTGGCGTGGCCGCTCTACGCGGAGCAGCGGCAGAACAAAGGGCTGATGGTGGAGGAAATCAAGATCGCCCTGCCAGTTAACGAGTCGGAGAGCGGGCTGGTGAATTCGGAGGAGGTGGAGAAGCGAGTCAGGGAGCTGATGGAGTCGGAGGAGGGTGAGATCATAAGGGAACGAGTGAAGTCTTTGAAGGAGGAAGCGAAGGCTGCTCTGAGTCCGGGCGGGTCGTCCAGCGTTGAACTGAGTAATGTCGTCGAGTCGTGGAAGCGGGAGTGA
- the LOC104448052 gene encoding UDP-glycosyltransferase 88A1 isoform X2, with product MPAFPQKCNASHAFSRILSLSLSLSLSLSLSRHRFSRTHQMEEAVVLYPSPAIGHLISMVELGKLLLSHRPSLSIHVLITSQAYNAGSTTSYIASVSTARPSIAFHHLPHLPPTGLLHHLPHHETLALELLRLNNPNVHAALTSISKNHIVHGLIIDFFCASALSVARELSIPCYYFFTSGASVLTAFLYFPTLHKLYTKSFKDLNAVLHVPGTPPLPSSDVAKPIQDRNDRAYELFLESSKNMATSAGIIINTFEKLEPRAVRAIRDGECVPDGPTPPLYCIGPLITSGEGKKEGSGTGKSDCLTWLDSQPKGSIVFLCFGSLGVFSVEQLKEIATGLERSGQRFLWVVRNPPHDADQKTATSAMPDPELSSLLPEGFLERTGERGLVVKTWAPQVEVLSHSSVGGFVTHCGWNSVLEAVCAGVPMVAWPLYAEQRQNKGLMVEEIKIALPVNESESGLVNSEEVEKRVRELMESEEGEIIRERVKSLKEEAKAALSRAGRPALS from the exons ATGCCTGCTTTCCCACAAAAGTGCAACGCATCACACGCATTTTCAAgaatcctctccctctccctctctctctctctctctctctctctctctcgacaccGCTTTTCTCGTACACATCAGATGGAGGAGGCAGTGGTGCTGTATCCATCGCCAGCCATCGGCCACCTCATCTCCATGGTGGAGCTGGGCAAGCTCCTCCTCTCCCACCGCCCTTCCCTCTCCATCCACGTCCTCATCACCAGCCAGGCCTACAACGCCGGCTCCACCACCTCCTACATCGCCTCCGTCTCCACCGCCCGCCCCTCCATCGCCTTCCACCACCTCCCCCACCTCCCTCCCACCGGACTTCTCCACCACCTCCCCCACCACGAGACCCTCGCCCTCGAGCTCCTCCGCCTCAACAACCCCAACGTCCACGCCGCCCTCACCTCCATCTCCAAGAACCACATCGTTCACGGCCTCATCATCGACTTCTTCTGCGCTTCAGCTCTGAGCGTCGCACGTGAGCTCAGCATCCCTTGTTACTACTTCTTCACTTCCGGCGCGAGCGTCTTGACCGCGTTCTTATATTTCCCAACTCTTCACAAGCTGTACACCAAGAGCTTCAAGGACCTCAACGCCGTTCTTCATGTCCCGGGGACCCCGCCCTTGCCGTCCTCCGACGTCGCGAAGCCGATTCAAGACCGCAACGACAGGGCTTATGAGCTCTTCCTCGAGAGCTCCAAGAACATGGCCACGTCTGCCGGGATCATAATCAACACGTTCGAGAAGCTCGAGCCCAGGGCGGTGCGAGCGATCAGGGACGGAGAGTGCGTGCCCGACGGGCCCACGCCTCCGCTGTACTGCATCGGGCCGCTGATCACAAGcggagagggaaagaaagagggCAGCGGCACCGGCAAGTCGGATTGTCTGACGTGGCTGGACTCGCAGCCAAAAGGAAGCATCGTGTTCTTGTGTTTCGGAAGCTTGGGTGTTTTCTCGGTTgaacaattgaaggaaatagCGACAGGGTTGGAGAGGAGTGGCCAGCGGTTCTTGTGGGTGGTCCGCAACCCCCCACATGATGCAGACCAGAAAACCGCCACGTCAGCGATGCCCGACCCGGAACTGAGCTCGCTTCTGCCAGAGGGCTTCTTGGAGCGGACAGGGGAGAGGGGCCTGGTGGTGAAAACGTGGGCGCCGCAGGTGGAGGTGCTGAGCCACAGCTCGGTGGGCGGGTTCGTGACtcactgcgggtggaactcggTGCTCGAGGCAGTGTGCGCTGGCGTGCCGATGGTGGCGTGGCCGCTCTACGCGGAGCAGCGGCAGAACAAAGGGCTGATGGTGGAGGAAATCAAGATCGCCCTGCCAGTTAACGAGTCGGAGAGCGGGCTGGTGAATTCGGAGGAG GTGGAGAAGCGAGTCAGGGAGCTGATGGAGTCGGAGGAGGGTGAGATCATAAGGGAACGAGTGAAGTCTTTGAAGGAGGAAGCGAAGGCTGCTCTGAGTCGGGCGGGTCGTCCAGCGTTGAGTTGA